In Lujinxingia sediminis, a single genomic region encodes these proteins:
- a CDS encoding alpha/beta fold hydrolase, translating to MTLSDGTKLHYETHDEHSQGPWLVLLNGMTQSTQHWGSQARALREHFRVLLYDARGQGGSDAPDAPPALATHAADLAELFDHLGIEHAHLAGFSHGARVALGFANDFPERLDRLILCSATALPTALAETIVRAWHQVLVTGGLEAMAWASLPTILGNDFLASHQKFLNNVVKASVQRNSQEGVRLLLEGLMAFPPVAELATDLRVDALVISADEDLLVTTEGAKELADLLGGEHILVERCGHTIPIERPDAFRDALLEFLN from the coding sequence ATGACGCTCTCCGACGGCACGAAACTTCACTACGAAACCCACGATGAGCACAGCCAGGGCCCCTGGCTTGTGCTGCTCAACGGCATGACGCAGTCCACGCAACACTGGGGAAGCCAGGCCCGCGCGCTGCGCGAGCACTTCCGTGTGCTTCTCTACGACGCCCGCGGCCAGGGAGGCAGCGACGCCCCCGACGCACCGCCCGCCCTCGCCACCCACGCCGCCGATCTGGCAGAACTCTTCGATCACCTGGGCATTGAGCACGCCCACCTGGCCGGTTTCAGCCACGGAGCCCGCGTCGCCTTAGGCTTCGCCAACGACTTCCCCGAGCGCCTCGACCGGCTCATCCTCTGCAGCGCCACCGCTCTCCCCACCGCCCTGGCCGAGACGATTGTGCGCGCCTGGCACCAGGTGCTCGTCACCGGCGGCCTCGAAGCGATGGCCTGGGCCTCGCTCCCCACGATCCTCGGAAACGACTTCCTGGCCTCCCACCAGAAGTTTCTCAACAACGTCGTCAAAGCCTCCGTGCAGCGAAACTCGCAGGAGGGCGTTCGCCTCTTGCTCGAAGGGCTGATGGCCTTTCCCCCGGTCGCCGAACTGGCCACAGATCTCCGCGTCGATGCCCTGGTGATCTCCGCCGACGAGGATCTCCTCGTGACCACCGAAGGCGCAAAAGAGCTGGCCGACCTGCTCGGTGGGGAACACATTCTGGTGGAGCGCTGTGGCCACACCATCCCCATTGAGCGCCCGGACGCCTTCCGCGACGCCCTGCTTGAATTCCTGAACTAA